acttttataaaaaattTATAAGTGTGTACGCATATACAATCCATTGTAAGTTACCCGTACTATAGACAAACCAATTtctatactcaagagtcttccggccacgccaatgtccgggttatttaaacaagtaaaccaaacttgtattttatagtctagactgtgcaagtctccgtcttgcgcggtgtacgagcgtttgaaacaaaccaatgttttactactgtcaccattaaaaatagtattagtaaccaaactaaactatgccacttgagacttggagtgtgtccctgtgcagcttaaggggcatgcaatcaacaaatggaataatgcacaagttattggcttaaattgcatgattcaatttatttcaaacatatCACTTGACCAACACTTAGTtgtcatgtttacaatggaaaataaaaGTTTACATTATAAAAACTTTAAACAGTTGTCTGGGTGATCAATCCCTCTATAGTTTTTTTTTTCATATGTAGCACCGTTTCAGTGTTTGTGCATGCCAGGTGCGTTTTATTGCTTTTTCTTCTAAACTTGCCAGTCGATACACCCCTGTATCGCTTATGCCAATAACCTCGTATGGTCATTCCCATTTAGGTCTGAGTTTACTCGTGTCCTCTGCTTTGCTTTCTTCGTTTTTTCGCCACACCAAGTCATCCAATTGGAAAGATAATAGTTGTACGCGCTTATTATAGTAGCTCGCGATTCTTTGTTTATTGATTGCTTCTTTTATGGCCGCCATTTCCCTGCGCTCTTCAACTAAGTTTAGATTTTCACGCAGTTCTTCGCTAttgctactttcatcgaaggaaGCTATGCGCTTAGTTGGCACGTTTATTTCGGCGGGTATTCCAGCCTCGGACCCGTACACCAAACTGAAAGGTGTTTCATTGGTTGCGCCTTTTGGAGTTGTgcggtgtgcccacaatacattctgtgacgacccggaaatttccgaccaaatttaaacttaatcttaatatgaattcgacatgataagcaaagtctgcaatatcgagtctcaaaatttttgaacagtttcatgaaatcaattgactttcgaccattcccgacgattcacgaacaaatatttgtaaacaaatacatatataattaaatgtatatataaataataatttgaaatattatttgaaatattatatgatttaattgttggaaataaatatgtaaaataatatgcgatgagaTGAAAACTATTACTAtagatatatagttatataaatatttcttgcaaatatataaagttatattaaatttaattgtttaaaatatataatataattattttaatagttaaacttgctatttaaaaaccgattatatatatatatatatatatatatatatatatatatatatatatatatatatatatatatatatatatatataatgagagaaaatggaagatgaatgatttcgagtttaaatgatgaacgtctgtaacactcggttgactttTCGTGAGTgttcatatagatataatatatatatacgaaggattaagataaaagttaagctgtaaattgattacgaatattttaaatttgttaaaaatatttttacctttttaagtttaattattagtaatccgtacatataaattggaacagaaaataaataattatcgagccattttgatcaggttttaatcagtaaatgactgaaataattaaacgaacttaatttaaaattttgagatttttaggaacacttttatacattaactgtttagcaatggacacgatatgacCATCCGTGATAAAGTGTCGGTAGAAAGATTACAAAGAACCCGGCTGCTAAACTATTTGTTACTGTGCAATTTGAGACACATATTACTATTTGTGACTATTTACTTTTTGAATTTTATTCATAATCTAACTGcatcttatatatgtatatataattacaatatatatacataacacATGGATAAACATATATGGATTCAAATAGTTatactaaattaattatatatatatatatatatgaccttTTCAATCTACCTCCACTTACACTTCCACCAAATAATCACCACTTGATTATTACTAAACGAATTTCTGTATCCTATTTAATCATCAACACCACTTGCATATGAAACTAGGcaactatctatctatatatttccTTTATTTCTCGCATTATAATTTGTGTCTTCTACTTTGACACCTTTCCACCATTTCTTTGTTGGGTTGAAATCACAAacccaccatcatcatcaatttacaCCCATTTGTTGATTGTCTTTCTTTTTAAACCACCATGCTTCACAAGTTTCTTCTATTGCAACTAGAATCCATCGCCACCTTTTTCTCCGGCACTCACCTCCACCAGTTACCACACCACCACATTCACCATCGTGAACAACCTCCAACAACCACCGTCCACCATGACCGCCACCGTGCTACTAACAACGAACAACTACAAACCACCATCTTTTCTATCTCTAACTTCTTTTTCTACAAAACCCACTTATATTATTTTTTTGttgtttcactcgagctccaacaACCTGCATGTATACAGCTCCATCGAACCCAACACATTCACCTTTTATTCGAAGTTATGTGTTGCTGCAACATTCGAGTATTCCTCAAACACCACCACCCTCATTTAGTCGatcatcattatttttttttcttttttttgctgTTAACAAATGAAACCACCACACGCCACCATGTTTTTACTCCCGTATTTCAAAACTCTTTTTACACAAACCCTCATTTAAACCAAGTCACAAAAGAAAAGAAATCCAGAAATTATAAGGGGAAATAAATCATATACGTGCTTGAGGATTACAACGGATAACTTAACAGAGCTTTTTCCGATCAAAATTTACGATGCTATCCGGGTTCCATTTCGAAGGTACATCATAACCAATATCGATTCTTAATATGTTATTAGactatcttattagtaatatttttttttatgatcgAAACTTGTCGAGAACGTATAATCGAAACTAACTGTTGCGCAAATTACGGTAACTATTTCATAATGTTTTAAACGAATCACTACATATAGGATTGGACCTAAAACTTTTATTAATTATCTATTAAGATTAGACTTAAttgatcaatattattataattaaatttctGAAAAAGTAATAAAATAAACAGAAACCAAAGTTCCTGTTGCATTTCGTTAAATGAAGATGAAGATTCGATTTTCAATTTAAGTACCTTGACTATGTATAAGTTTACCTAATAAAATATGAGAAGACATTATTTCCAGTTTAGTCCCTAAATACAGTTGGGTTTACGTACAAATGTGTTGGTTAACTAAAGATAGTGAGATGAAATTTATTAAACATTTTGTAAAATGGATGATGCTAATGGTCGATTTAAAAAAAATCACGTCTATTATCATGTGTTTAATGTAAATAAAACAAGGATTGGATGTACATCAAAtaaatttacattttttttttttgtcgtatCAAGCATGTTACAATCATAACATATTAGAGTAATATAAGTACGTGTTATGTCTCTAtactttataaaaattttaaagtgTAGATCAACAAATATGGTAAATCCGAAACAGGTTCTTAACCGATTAGTTAAGGAAATATATAGCTATATATAAAATCGTAAATTTCTATTATTTTAGTAGTGGACTTAAACTATTGAGAGAATAAAAATTGAGACATAAAAATTAACATCATTTTTTTTTAGTTTGTCTTGTTATTAATTTATTCAAAATAATTAAGGGCATACTCATTTCGGATCTCCCCTCTCGCTCTAGGTTGAGTACTTCGGGTCACTCGTTTACACTATTATTTGTGTATTTTGCTGTGCTAaccctaaggtgagtttcatttgctccctttttaattgcttttgcaatatatatttttgggctgagaatacatgcgctgttttataaatgttttacgaaataggcacaagtactaaaactaattctatgtgggtttaaaccagaaatatacccttagcttggtaacattaaactacttgtctatgtacggtaggcgtgaatcctaaagatagatctattgggcctgacaaaccccatcctgactatgagatgcttcagtacttcgaagttatattaaacacacctaatctggtgtacttcagagggtaaaacatgaacgttaaggcttgttaccgggtgcctacaacttatagaatacttttatacactttcgagtgtacatatatttataaacggaaatcttgtggtctattaatatattgaaatgattatcatgataaacctatgaactcaccaaccttttgtttgacacttttaagcatgtttattctcaggtatcaaagaaatcttccgctgcgcatttactcattttaaagatattacatggagtcgttcaaggcatatagagttcagtacctcgcaatgggaccatatgttgaagacttcgtctaggtggataaggacgggtctttacaggtggtatcagagcggtggtcgtagcgaaccaggtcttgcattagtgtgtctaactagtagttgttaggatgcattaatgagtctagacttcggcctagtagttgttatgatatattaataagtatagacttgaacctggtctgcatgtcataagtttttgcttaccaccattagTCGAAAAATATCCACCTATCATTGTCAGTCTCAACacttcttattgcaattattgcatagatggtgtacagataaattcatatcttagcgtatctgctaattcatatcttagtgtatctattacggtaaactttgcctgatatctcccgtaaatttttccgtaatttgaggaatcctggtactatatatatctatgcatattatgcattgagaataccatctaactatcaattgctgtcactaaacgtttcataccaaaaatatttttctgtgatcgcgaaagatggcctctacgaatcgtccaagttcctctgactccgaagacagtgtgacgggagcacaccaaccaatcaactaccgtgattactggagaagatgggggtgggttcgcgacatactcaccttatggagaagggaagaaggtactccatatcatgaaccgaatctaccacctaaccttggagtactcgacccgctcaccgatgaacctgttcgcaacaccgtttataccctcctTGCGATAATttttttcatcttgagactaccattaatggaactagaggagatatccaacctccatctcacactgataaccagccagggttagtagaagaagtcaacgaactccgtgcccgagtagtagctttggagaatatgatgcaaaacttaccagcttcatcagcatcaccgacaccaacagtaccaccagtatcaacagctgtaccatcaacaacacaagcctcaacatctcattctgtacctcaagcataattttcgttttacgtatcgttttacaccgattatctttgttctacatatcgttctatatcatttatctttgttttacctgacaattatgtaatctctaatattttagagattatgtattctagttctaacggtaaatcaaatgagtttaataacatattaactcattaagttcatgattacatctgaagaaaatacatatgtatatatgttttcataaagattgtaattaaaaattcttttgtacaaactgttaatggtgaaaatattttaacgggtaggtaataccagaggaatatttaaatttcacattaataagttacactgtacattcttcgaatctgattcaacgattaattactatcctatttacatctaccaatatacgtatccgtttaccacagaataaccattttcattcaatttcatatttggattttgatttatcagaatccgacaagtggcataatgaagaaaacattggacacaataaaatttgttaaaaacaaacaaattaacaatgagaaaatttgttaagaatccacgctaactgctcctagcaaactgttaattccgtattaccttatatttatcgtaattttaattctcgcaattttatttatcgtcatttaatttttgttatttattttacgcactttaaatatcgggacacgtatacaaggttttgacatatcatatcgacgcatctatatatattatttgaaataaccatagacactctatatgtagtaatgcgggagttagctatacagggttgaggttgattctacaatattatatatagtttgagttgtgatcgagcctgagacatgtacacgggtcacgatacatattaattaattcaaatattatatattaaactatatatgaattattggactgttaactgtggactatcaactgtggactaatgacattagacaattaatatgaattaaaatatggatatgaaactaaacaattcttcaagtttgccacttgattacatcttaaacctcatttgtatcttgacaatttcaatctgagttcaaacctttcatgattcttaaagacacctcaaccgagaggatgaaccaaccgtacttcatctacgaaagaaaagattgatgcatgtagttatgcacctgaaaaactctcggaaactgagcaatcgtttaacacatagctgtactaattcttttagtgttattattacccagaataatttagtaatccctttcaaagtagcaaatttagtcacagctccagcaagtcaattttgaccttttgtccgaaattatatacctcttcgtgctatatgtattccattatattggaaacttctgtaaaatctaagtacaaattatgaatgaattgtggaaaattgttgggaactgaagcatgggttaataaaatataatgacacttggtcaacgtgattatattacagtaagtcatgctgagtttctaaatggaacgtgataatggttcacagtagatcataccatcgtcatgtgccatgttacataactctttcattctaattaacctctgaacatatcaagaaaatatattcttgatagttctattctcaataattatggtaatttgacgaatcaaatcgtgctattacgttctttcttgattataacattaaattcattcaaaactccatacttacaaattttggaccattactagcTTAGCTAGAgggcgagaggagaataaaaagtcaaagagctccaagatataagagaaaatataaagcccgacaacaacaccgaaaattacaaacagtgtatatcaatacgtatcgcaacgtaaagacacgggagaattaaaaacatgataaccccaaggtaatcatagaagtaaacagattcctctggtgataaatgaaagagaagaatgacagaagcgatagtcaggaaaatacaaagtattagaactagattaagcatttccaGAAtcatttggaagtatgaattgagtaaAGGAACGGTGAAAAGAATGGAACGAAAGGGGTTGATTTATAACAAAAtgtcagacgtagtaatcgagacagattaccgcattcAATTATATAGGATActaattccttaattaccgaaaaatcaaatcttttatagatttcgaagattatctttaaattccttgaatttcaaaaatccaccgtgactacgtcaaaagttaaatctctatctcaatcttttgtgattacttcattcgtacgcttcacctaatcgaatcgttttgtctatattagacaataatgataaaactccatttatcaactcatattcgtcgtgaaaacatttttattgttagccatgacgaccacgatcaaatttcgagacgaaatttctttaacgggtaggtactgtgacgacccggaaatttccgaccaaatttaaacttaatcttaatatgaattcgacatgataagcaaagtctgcaatatcgagtctcaaaatttttgaacagtttcatgaaatcaattgactttcgaccattcccgacgattcccgaacaaatatttgtaaataaatacatatataattaaatgtatatataaataataatttgaaatattatttaaaatattatatgatttaattgttggaaataaatatgtaaaataatatgcgatgagaTGAAAACTATTACTAtagatatatagttatataaatatttcttgcaaatatataaagttatattaaatttaattgtttaaaaatatataatataactattttaatagttaaacttgctatttaaaaaccgattatatatatataatgagagaaaatggaagatgaatgatttcgagtttaaatgatgaacgtctgtaacactcggttgactttTCGTGAGTgttcatatagatataatatatatatatacgaaggattaagataaaagttaagctgtaaattgattacgaatattttaaatttgttaaaaatatttttacctttttaagtttaattattagtaatccgtacatataaattggaacagaaaataaataattatcgaaccattttgatcaggttttaatcagtaaatgactgaaataattaaacgaacttaatttaaaattttgagatttttaggaacacttttatacattaactgtttagcaatggacacgatatgacCATCCGTGATAAAGTGTCGGTATAAAGATTACAAAGAACCCGGCTGCTAAACTATTTGTTACTGTGCAATTTGAGACACATATTACTATTTGTGACTATTTACTTTTTGAATTTTATTCATAATCTAACTGcatcttatatatgtatatataattacaatatatatacataacacATGGATAAACATATATGGATTCAAATAGCTACCACACCACCACATTCACCATCGTGAACCACCTCCAACAACCACCGTCCACCATGACCGCCACCGTGCTACTAACAACGAACAACTACAAACCACCATCTTTTCTATCTCTAACTTCTTTTTCTACAAAACCCACTTATATTATTTTTTTGttgtttcactcgagctccaacaACCTGCATGTATACAGCTCCATCGAACCCAACACATTCACCTTTTATTCGAAGTTATGCGTTGCTGCAACATTCGAGTATTCCTCAAACACCACCACCCTCATTTAGTCGatcatcattatttttttttttcttttttttgctgTTAACAAATGCAACCACCACACGCCACCATGTTTTTACTCCCGTATTTCAAAACTCTTTTTACACAAACCCTCATTTAAACCAAGTCACAAAAGAAAAGAAATCCAGAAATTATAAGGGGAAATAAATCATATACGTGCTTGAGGATTATAACGGATAACTTAACAGAGCTTTTTCCGATCAAAATTTACGATGCTATCCGGGTTCCATTTCGAAGGTACATCATAACCAATATCGATTCTTAATATGTTATTAGactatcttattagtaatatttttttttatgatcgAAACTTGTCGAGAACGTATAATCGAAACTAACTGTTGCGCAACTTACGGTAACTATTTCATAATGTTTTAAACGAATCACTACATATAGGATTGGACCTAAAACTTTTATTAATTATCTATTAAGATTAGACTTAAttgatcaatattattataattaaatttctGAAAAAGTAATAAAATAAACAGAAACCAAAGTTCCTGTTGCAATTCGTTAAATGAAGATGAAGATTCGATTTTCAATTTAAGTACCTTGACTATGTATAAGTTTACCTAATAAAATATGAGAAGACATTATTTCCAGTTTAGTCCCTAAATACAGTTGGGTTTACGTACAAATGTGTTGGTTAACTAAAGATAGTGAGATGAAATTTATTAAACATTTTGTAAAATGGATGATGCTAATGGTCGATTTAAAAAAAATCACGTCTATTATCATGTGTTTAATGTAAATAAAACAAGGATTGGATGTACATCAAAtaaatttacatttttttttttttgtcgtatCAAGCATGTTACAATCATAACATATTAGAGTAATATAAGTACGTGTTATGTCTCTAtactttataaaaattttaaagtgTAGATCAACAAATATGGTAAATCCGAAACAGGTTCTTAACCGATTAGTTAAGGAAATATATAGCTATATATAAAATCGTAAATTTCTATTATTTTAGTAGTGGACTTAAACTATTGAGAGAATAAAAATTGAGACATAAAAATTAACATCATTTTTTTTTAGTTTGTCTTGTTATTAATTTATTCAAAATAATTAAGGGCATACTCATTTCGGATCTCCCCTCTCGCTCTAGGTTGAGTACTTCGGGTCACTCGTTTACACTATTATTTGTGTATTTTGCTGTGCTAaccctaaggtgagtttcatttgctccctttttaattgcttttgcaatatatatttttgggctgagaatacatgcgctgttttataaatgttttacgaa
This genomic stretch from Rutidosis leptorrhynchoides isolate AG116_Rl617_1_P2 chromosome 11, CSIRO_AGI_Rlap_v1, whole genome shotgun sequence harbors:
- the LOC139874547 gene encoding uncharacterized protein, translated to MRNSPVSDNGTQFGGNPFSDWCQELNIKQTFTSAAHPQANGQCENVLWAHRTTPKGATNETPFSLVYGSEAGIPAEINVPTKRIASFDESSNSEELRENLNLVEERREMAAIKEAINKQRIASYYNKRVQLLSFQLDDLVWRKNEESKAEDTSKLRPKWE